A genome region from Streptomyces antimycoticus includes the following:
- a CDS encoding HAD family hydrolase has protein sequence MTVKGALFDFSGTLFRIESTESWLRTALERSGTPVPDEEVVRYARDLEEAGALPGGAPPLTVPPHLEEAWAVRDRSAELHRAAFTGMAREVPLPRPELYDALYDRHMEPAAWRPYPDAPEVLGELRRRGVRIAVVSNIGWDLRPVFRAHGLDPLVDAYVLSYEHGVQKPDPRLFRAACDALGVDPRDAVMVGDDRRADAGAAALGCRVHLVDHLPVDRRPDSLRAVLGLLPDAATAL, from the coding sequence GTGACCGTCAAGGGCGCGTTGTTCGACTTCTCCGGGACGCTGTTCCGAATCGAGTCCACCGAGTCCTGGCTCCGTACCGCGCTGGAACGGAGCGGGACCCCGGTCCCGGACGAGGAGGTCGTACGGTACGCGCGGGACCTGGAGGAGGCCGGTGCGCTGCCCGGCGGCGCCCCGCCGCTCACGGTGCCGCCGCACCTGGAGGAGGCGTGGGCCGTCCGGGACCGCAGCGCCGAGCTGCACCGGGCCGCCTTCACCGGTATGGCCCGCGAGGTGCCGCTGCCCCGCCCCGAGTTGTACGACGCCCTCTATGACCGCCATATGGAGCCCGCGGCCTGGCGGCCCTACCCGGACGCCCCCGAGGTGCTGGGCGAGTTGCGTCGGCGCGGGGTGCGGATCGCGGTGGTCAGCAACATCGGATGGGATCTGCGCCCGGTCTTCCGCGCCCACGGCCTGGACCCGCTGGTGGACGCCTATGTGCTGTCGTACGAGCACGGGGTCCAGAAGCCGGACCCGCGGCTGTTCCGGGCCGCGTGCGACGCGCTGGGAGTGGACCCGCGCGACGCGGTGATGGTGGGCGACGACCGCCGGGCGGACGCGGGAGCGGCGGCCCTGGGCTGCCGCGTCCATCTGGTGGACCATCTCCCGGTGGACCGGCGTCCGGACTCCCTGCGCGCGGTTCTCGGCCTGCTGCCGGACGCCGCCACGGCCCTCTAG
- a CDS encoding LVIVD repeat-containing protein — MKPWERPPQRRRYLGAAAAAFGLVATLLAAGPAAATPDPGDAPHKERVTKGQQSEARAAIENGDIPGVDQVVHSDNVSHLTNIPKQDLKGIDTDLAFQGDYAFAGNYDGFVIYDISRPKSPKIVSQVLCPGSQNDVSVSGDLLFLSTDSSRSDNSCTSTTQPATEKSSWEGMKVFDISDKRNPQYVAAVETSCGSHTHTLVPESKDVYIYVSSYAPSATFPDCQPPHDGISVIKVPRKAPEKAAVIDFPVLFPDGGNPGGPTNPGVSQTTGCHDLTTFPKLKLAAGACMGDGVLLNIADPAKPRVIDRVEDNVNFAFWHSATFNERGTKVVFTDELGGGVAATCNTEVGQDRGADGIYDIVGKGDKRKLVFRSYYKIPRHQADTENCVAHNGSLIPAKGRDIMVQAWYQGGVSVWDFTNSDKPKEIGYFERGPLSSDTLITGGSWSAYYYNGYIYSNDIDKGFDVLKIHDRRTDSAASVRLRELNTQTQPDYR, encoded by the coding sequence GTGAAGCCGTGGGAAAGACCTCCGCAGCGGCGCAGATATCTCGGCGCGGCCGCGGCCGCCTTCGGTCTGGTGGCCACCTTGCTGGCCGCGGGCCCGGCGGCCGCGACGCCCGACCCCGGTGACGCCCCGCACAAGGAGCGGGTGACGAAGGGTCAGCAGTCCGAAGCCAGGGCCGCCATCGAGAACGGCGACATCCCCGGAGTGGACCAGGTGGTTCACAGCGACAATGTCAGCCACCTCACCAACATCCCCAAGCAGGACCTCAAGGGCATCGACACCGACCTGGCCTTCCAGGGCGATTACGCCTTCGCGGGCAACTACGACGGCTTTGTCATCTACGACATCAGCCGGCCGAAGAGCCCGAAGATCGTGAGCCAGGTGCTCTGCCCGGGCTCGCAGAACGATGTGTCGGTCTCAGGAGACCTGCTCTTCCTCTCCACCGACTCCTCGCGCAGCGACAACTCCTGCACCAGCACCACCCAGCCCGCGACCGAGAAGTCCTCCTGGGAGGGCATGAAGGTCTTCGACATCAGCGACAAGCGGAACCCCCAGTACGTCGCCGCCGTCGAGACCTCCTGCGGTTCGCACACCCACACCCTGGTGCCCGAGAGCAAGGACGTGTACATCTACGTCTCCTCGTACGCGCCCAGCGCCACCTTCCCGGACTGCCAGCCCCCGCATGACGGCATCTCCGTCATCAAGGTGCCCCGTAAGGCGCCCGAGAAGGCCGCGGTCATCGACTTCCCCGTGCTCTTCCCGGACGGCGGCAACCCCGGCGGGCCCACCAACCCCGGCGTCTCGCAGACCACCGGCTGCCATGACCTCACCACGTTCCCCAAGCTGAAGCTGGCGGCGGGCGCGTGCATGGGCGACGGCGTCCTGCTCAACATCGCCGACCCCGCGAAGCCGAGGGTCATCGACCGGGTCGAGGACAACGTCAACTTCGCCTTCTGGCACTCGGCGACCTTCAACGAGCGCGGCACCAAGGTCGTGTTCACCGATGAGCTGGGCGGCGGCGTGGCCGCGACCTGCAACACCGAGGTGGGTCAGGACCGCGGCGCCGACGGCATCTACGACATCGTCGGCAAGGGCGACAAGCGCAAGCTGGTCTTCCGGAGCTACTACAAGATCCCGCGCCACCAGGCGGACACCGAGAACTGCGTCGCCCACAACGGCTCGCTGATCCCGGCCAAGGGCCGCGACATCATGGTCCAGGCGTGGTACCAGGGCGGCGTCTCCGTCTGGGACTTCACCAACTCCGACAAGCCCAAGGAGATCGGCTACTTCGAGCGCGGGCCGCTCTCCAGCGACACGCTCATCACCGGCGGCTCCTGGTCCGCGTACTACTACAACGGCTACATCTACTCCAACGACATCGACAAGGGCTTCGACGTCCTGAAGATCCACGACCGGCGCACCGACAGCGCCGCGTCGGTCCGGCTGCGTGAGCTCAACACGCAGACGCAGCCCGACTACCGCTGA
- a CDS encoding DUF305 domain-containing protein produces MLNRRTTLHTASLAAAVAAALALVLTGCDAESDGGADAGKGKDGKPAVIAPGKPGEAAKKLSAEEAAKAGDDDSPNTADRSYVRMMIEHHAQALVMTDLASDRAESAKVKRLAERIAAGQKPEIEAMRAWQKTNGGAPKGDDSAHEGHDARMPGMATAAELKRLRDAEGADFDALFLKLMIAHHRGAVSMATDVLAQGNNIRVEEMAGDVIAQQSSEIRRMLQMS; encoded by the coding sequence GTGTTGAACCGCCGTACGACGCTCCACACCGCATCCCTCGCGGCCGCCGTGGCGGCTGCCCTGGCACTCGTCCTGACCGGCTGTGACGCGGAGAGCGACGGCGGGGCCGACGCCGGAAAGGGCAAGGACGGGAAGCCCGCGGTGATCGCGCCGGGCAAGCCCGGCGAGGCGGCGAAGAAGCTGTCGGCCGAGGAGGCGGCGAAGGCGGGGGACGACGACTCCCCCAACACGGCCGACCGCTCCTACGTCCGCATGATGATCGAGCACCACGCACAGGCCCTGGTGATGACCGATCTCGCGAGTGACCGGGCCGAGTCGGCGAAGGTCAAGCGGCTCGCGGAGCGCATCGCGGCCGGGCAGAAGCCGGAGATCGAGGCGATGCGCGCCTGGCAGAAGACCAACGGCGGCGCGCCGAAGGGCGACGACAGCGCCCATGAGGGCCATGACGCGAGGATGCCGGGGATGGCCACCGCGGCCGAGCTCAAGCGGCTGCGCGACGCCGAGGGCGCCGACTTCGACGCGCTCTTCCTCAAGCTGATGATCGCCCATCACCGGGGCGCGGTCTCCATGGCCACGGATGTGCTGGCCCAGGGGAACAACATCCGGGTGGAGGAGATGGCGGGCGATGTGATCGCGCAGCAGAGCAGCGAGATCCGGCGGATGCTGCAGATGTCGTAG
- a CDS encoding FAD-dependent oxidoreductase, with protein MLRVAVVGSGPSGVYAAQALVQQQAVPEVSVHVLDRLPCPYGLVRYGVAPDHEKIKSLQHTLRAVLEHPRVSFLGHVHVGPPPLVPERLLELYHAVVYCVGAATDRRLGVPGEELPGSFSATDFVSWYSAHPDATGDAFALGADSAVVVGVGNVAVDVARILARGAEELRPTDVPHAALGALSQSRVSDIHMVGRRGPSQAKFTTKELRELGSLTGAEVLVRPEELALDPGYEDSSGLPGVNRRNVEVLRDWARRAPVGRPRRIHLRFFLRPVALLGEGAVRAVRFERTAPDGRGGVAGTGVFEDIEAPLVLRSVGYRGVPLPGLPFDEERGTVPNAAGRVLRGGEPSPGEYVAGWIKRGPTGVIGTNRPCAKETVASLLTDAEALAARPVVADPLRALREAGVEPVEWTGWLRIEAAEEALGAALGRTKVKIPDWTGLLGAAREQE; from the coding sequence GTGCTTCGTGTCGCGGTCGTCGGATCCGGGCCGAGCGGGGTGTACGCCGCCCAAGCGCTCGTCCAGCAGCAGGCTGTCCCCGAGGTGTCGGTGCATGTGCTGGACCGGCTGCCCTGTCCGTATGGGCTGGTGCGCTACGGTGTCGCGCCCGACCACGAGAAGATCAAGTCGCTGCAGCACACGCTGCGCGCGGTCCTGGAGCACCCACGCGTCAGCTTTCTCGGCCATGTGCACGTGGGCCCGCCCCCGCTGGTGCCCGAGCGGCTGCTGGAGCTCTACCACGCGGTGGTCTACTGCGTGGGGGCGGCGACCGACCGGCGGCTCGGCGTTCCCGGCGAGGAGCTGCCGGGCAGCTTCTCCGCGACCGACTTCGTCTCCTGGTACAGCGCCCATCCCGACGCGACCGGCGACGCCTTCGCGCTCGGGGCGGACTCCGCCGTCGTCGTCGGGGTGGGCAATGTCGCGGTGGACGTGGCGCGCATCCTGGCCCGCGGGGCGGAGGAGCTGCGGCCCACCGATGTGCCGCACGCCGCCCTCGGGGCGCTGTCCCAGAGCCGGGTCTCGGACATCCATATGGTCGGCAGGCGCGGGCCGTCGCAGGCGAAGTTCACCACCAAGGAGCTGCGTGAGCTGGGCTCGCTGACCGGCGCCGAGGTGCTGGTGCGCCCCGAGGAGCTGGCGCTGGACCCGGGGTACGAGGATTCGTCGGGGCTGCCGGGGGTCAACCGGCGCAATGTCGAGGTGCTGCGCGACTGGGCGCGGCGCGCGCCCGTGGGCCGGCCGCGCCGGATCCATCTGCGGTTCTTCCTGCGGCCGGTGGCGCTGCTGGGCGAGGGCGCGGTGCGCGCGGTGCGCTTCGAGCGGACCGCGCCGGACGGGCGCGGCGGGGTCGCGGGCACCGGGGTCTTCGAGGACATCGAGGCGCCGCTGGTGCTGCGGTCGGTGGGCTACCGGGGTGTGCCGCTGCCGGGGCTGCCGTTCGACGAGGAGCGCGGCACGGTTCCCAACGCGGCGGGGCGGGTGCTGCGCGGCGGCGAGCCCTCGCCCGGGGAGTACGTGGCGGGGTGGATCAAGCGCGGGCCGACCGGGGTGATCGGCACCAACCGGCCGTGTGCGAAGGAGACCGTGGCCTCGCTGCTGACCGACGCGGAGGCGCTCGCCGCCCGGCCCGTGGTGGCGGATCCGCTGCGGGCGCTGCGCGAGGCCGGGGTGGAGCCGGTGGAGTGGACCGGCTGGCTGCGGATCGAGGCGGCCGAGGAGGCGCTCGGGGCGGCGCTGGGGCGTACGAAGGTGAAGATTCCGGACTGGACGGGGCTGCTGGGCGCGGCGCGCGAGCAGGAGTGA